The window GCGTTCATCGGGGTTCGGATCTCGTGGCTCATATTAGAAAGAAACTCACCTTTGAAGCGACTCGCCTGCTCGGCGAATTCTCTTGCCTCCCGCAATGCATTCATCATTCGTTCCGTAGCATCTCGATGCCGTTTCAACGCCAGATGATTCCTAACCCGAGCAATTGCGACCTCGGGACAAAAAGGCTTGGTGATATAGTCAATCGCACCGAGTTGTAATCCCTTGGCCTCGTTCAAGTCGTCATTACGAGCTGTTAGGAAAATGATTGGTATCGCCTGGGTGTCTGGATCGGCTTTCAGTCGCACACATACCTCGTAACCGTCCAGATTGGGCATCTCGACATCGAGAAGGATTAAATCCGGCCTACAGGTTTTTGTTGCCCGTAAAGCGGTTTCGCCATTAATAGCCACAGCAATCTCATAATCGGATGCGAACATTTCAATGAGCATTTTGATATTGCTTGGCGCATCATCGACAATCAAAATTTTTTGTTTTTCAGTGTCGGCCAACAATTTTTTCATCATTGTCTCCGAGATGCCCCCTGCTTTAGCCGGGCCAGGAGGAAAGGAGAAGGTTTTAGCGGAAAAAACCGTCAATCAAAAAAGCCGGTCTTTCCCGGCTGTCAGCCCTTACGGGCCTTATTTATTTTCCCATAGATTGTTGCCAAGAGGTCGAAATCACCAAATGTCCGTCCTTCGTACCGCTACAGTCCAAGTATTTCCAGGCTTGTTTCACACCTTGTGCTAAGATATTTTCCAGGCTTTTGTGTAGAATCTTCAATTTGATGACGGATTTTTGCATCCAATCGGCAAGGAAGTAGATTACCCATCGTTCATACTGGAATTTATGGTGTCATCAAGAATCCCACGAATTTATTCGTGGAAGTGTCAACAACATGTCGGTATCCATCCGACCCATGTCCTGTATTCAAAAAATTAAACCATTAATGGATATACCATACCAACCAATTGAATTGCTTTTAATCGAAGATAGCCCTGGTGACGTTTTGTTAACCCG is drawn from Gammaproteobacteria bacterium and contains these coding sequences:
- a CDS encoding hypothetical protein (Evidence 5 : Unknown function) encodes the protein MQKSVIKLKILHKSLENILAQGVKQAWKYLDCSGTKDGHLVISTSWQQSMGK